Genomic DNA from Acidiferrobacterales bacterium:
GATGGCTCGCCGGATTTCTCCTCCATAGATGATGCGCATATTGCGATTGCGGATCAGATTGTGGAAGTGGACGAAGATCTGATGGAACAATACCTGGAAGATGGGGAATTGCCGGACAATCTCATCGCTCCGGTATTCAAGCAAGCCATGCGGGAAGGTCATCTGATACCGGTCATTTTTACGTCTGCGCAGACGGGCGCGGGCATTGGGGAGTTGCTCGACCTGATCGACGGGTTGCTCCCGAACCCAAACGAGGGCAAAACCGCCGAACTCACAATTTCGGATGATGCAACTGAAACTGTGAGAGAACTGAAACCTGATTCAGGTGAGGATGTTGTCGCACATGCATTCAAGATTGCATTCGATCCCTTCGTCGGCAAGGTTGGCAATATTCGGGTATTTGAGGGCACACTGAAAAAGGATGCTTCATTATTCATTGGTGACGCCAGAAAACCCGTTCGTATCAGCAACCTGTTTTCAATGCTGGGCAAAGTCCATACTGACGTCTCGGAAGCAGTGGCTGGCGACATTGTCGGGCTGGCGAAAATTGACGAGATCGAACACGACAGCGTTCTGCTTGCATCCAGTTCTGACTCGCCGGTCAGCCTGAGGACGGCGAAACTGCCAACGCCGATGGTCGGACTTGCAATCTCGTCTGCAAACCGCGGTGACGAACAGAAAGTCGCAGAAGCCCTGCAGAAAATTGCGGCTGAGGATCCGTGTATCAATCTGGAACGTAATCCGGCAGCCAATGAAACCGTACTACGCGGCCTTGGCGACCTGCATTTGAGAATCGCACTTGAGCGATTGGATACGATCTACAACGTATCGGTCACGACTTCGGTGCCGACGATTCCCTATAAGGAAACGGTGAGCAAGATTTCAGAAGGGCATTGCCGGCACAAGAAACAGACTGGCGGTGCCGGTCAGTTCGGTGAGGTTTTCCTGCGTGTGGAACCGATGCCGCGCGGCAAGGGCTTTGAGTTTGTCGACAATGTTGTCGGTGGCGTGATTCCGTCCCAGTTCATCCCTGCGGTTGAGAAGGGTGTCAAACAGGTGTTGGAAAATGGCGCCATCGCCGGGTTCCCCTTGCAGGATATCCGGGTAGTGGTTCATGACGGCAAGTATCATTCTGTAGATTCGAAGGAGGTGGCGTTTGTCACCGCAGGAAAAAAAGCGTTCATCGACGCAGTTTCCAAAGCCAGTCCGATTGTCCTCGAACCCATTGCCGATGTATCGATTACCGCACCCAGCTCCAACATGGGAGACATCGCTGGCGAACTGTCATCGCGGCGGGGCCGTATCAGCGATACGGATTCTCTGGCCAACAGCGCGGTCAGGATTACAGGCTCCGCACCGTTGGCGGAGATGTCCGATTTCCAGTCAAGACTGAATGCGATTACCGGTGGCGAAGGCGCGTTTGTCCTGGAGTTCGGAACTTATGAGCCCGCACCGATGGAGATTCAGAAGCGACTGCAGGCACAATTCATTCAGCCCGACGAGGACTGACAGGGCACGGAGGCCAATGTTATGAACGCGACAGGACAGCCTGAAGCAGACAAGTGTCCAATCACTGGCAAGACCATGCCGCAGCCGGAGCCCAAGCAGCTCGCGGAAGGTGAGCAAAGAACACTGGTACTGACGGGTGCAAGTCAGGGTATCGGACACGCGACCGCCAAGCTTTTCGAGGAGAAGGGCTGGCGCGTCATCACCTGTTCCAGACGCGCCTTTTCTACCGAGTGCCCGTGGCAGGCTGGCGAAGAGGATCATATTCAGATCGATCTCGGAGACCCCGATCATCGTTCGATCGGGCTGGCGGAACTAAAAAAGAGGCTTTCCGGCGGGGCATTGCATGCCTTGGTGAACAACGCAGGCATCTCTCCGAAAAACGGGACCGGTGGACGCCTGGGACCGGCTGACACCGGCATGGCCACCTGGCGACTTGTATTCGAGGTGAATTTCTTCGCTCCGATCGTGCTTGCGAGAGGATTGATGGATGAATTGACAAAAGGGCGAGGGTCGGTCGTCAACGTCACTTCGATCGCAGGCAGCCGGGTTCATCCATTTGCCGGAACTGCTTATGCGACCTCGAAAGCCGCACTCGCTGCGTTGACTCGAGAGATGGCCTGGGACTTTGGTGCGCGGGGAATTCGCGTCAACGCGATTGCTCCAGGGGAAATCGATACGCCCATTCTTTCGCCGGGCACCAGTGATCTGGTCGAGTCAATTCCGTTGCATCGACTGGGTACGCCGGAGGAGGTCGCGCAGACCATCTACTTCCTATGCGCGGAGCAATCGAGTTACGTAACCGGGTCGGAAGTCCACATCAACGGCGGTGAGCATCTGTAGTTCAGATCTCACGGATCTGCAAGCTCCTGAATATCACCTGCCCGCCGGCGCAGGTCTGAATCAGCGTCCAGCAGTCAATAGACGAACTGTATCAAGAACTCCCTGATCCCGCCGGTGTAAGTCTCACCACTGTCGAGATAGCCGTAGTTGTGATCGCCTGAAATTGTCAGGAGTGCCTTTTCGGATGTTGCTGCTGCGTAGAGCCTTTGCGCATGTGTGTAGGGAATCAATTCATCCTCTGGACTGTGTATGAAAAGAGTCGGAGATTTTACCTGCGAGATTCGGGACAGGTTGTCGTAGTGAAATCGGAGCAGGATTCCGGTCGGCAGCCATCGATAGTAGATTCTGGCCAGATCTGCAAGGGACGTGAACCCTGATTCCATGATCAACGCTGCCGGGTCGTATTCGGAGGCAGTCCAGCTGGCCATTGCAGTGCCCAGTGATCTGCCGAATACGATTATGTTGTCCGGGGAGGTCTGCCGGACTTCTGTCAGATATTCCCATGCCAGCCGGACATCATCGTACATAGCACGCTCGGTAAGTTTTCCTGTACTGGCACCGTACCCCCTGTAGTCGTAAATGAAAACAGCGTGCCCAAGTTGATGGAAAAACTCGATGGAATCGAGCATATAGGACATATTGCCGGCATTGCCACTGAAGAGAAGAACGGTATACTTCGAATCCGGAGTGTCAATGAGCCAGCCGTTCAACGCGGCATCGCCGGCGGGTTGTCTCAACACGACAGATTCATATGGAATCGCCCTGTCTTCCGGCGTTTGGGCATAGGCGGTGAAGGGAATGTGAATCAGGCGCTTTTGGTAGAAGAAAACACTCATTGCGAGCAGCAGGTAAACACATGCCAAACCAGCTACGAACGTAAGAAAAACCTTCAGCATCTGTTTTCTCTTCTATTCACTGTGCACTATGA
This window encodes:
- a CDS encoding SDR family NAD(P)-dependent oxidoreductase — translated: MNATGQPEADKCPITGKTMPQPEPKQLAEGEQRTLVLTGASQGIGHATAKLFEEKGWRVITCSRRAFSTECPWQAGEEDHIQIDLGDPDHRSIGLAELKKRLSGGALHALVNNAGISPKNGTGGRLGPADTGMATWRLVFEVNFFAPIVLARGLMDELTKGRGSVVNVTSIAGSRVHPFAGTAYATSKAALAALTREMAWDFGARGIRVNAIAPGEIDTPILSPGTSDLVESIPLHRLGTPEEVAQTIYFLCAEQSSYVTGSEVHINGGEHL
- the fusA gene encoding elongation factor G, translating into MPYTTDDIRNVALLGQAGSGKTLLSEALLHAANVIPSAGEIARKNTVSDCDALEKEHQRSLVSSVMSFDCKDRRVNLIDTPGYSDFMGSALSSLSAVETAVIVVNAQNGIETMTRRTVDLTRELGICTAIAVNKIDLPDQDLESIYSSLQDEFGSECLAVNLPSDSGASVVGCLFKSDGSPDFSSIDDAHIAIADQIVEVDEDLMEQYLEDGELPDNLIAPVFKQAMREGHLIPVIFTSAQTGAGIGELLDLIDGLLPNPNEGKTAELTISDDATETVRELKPDSGEDVVAHAFKIAFDPFVGKVGNIRVFEGTLKKDASLFIGDARKPVRISNLFSMLGKVHTDVSEAVAGDIVGLAKIDEIEHDSVLLASSSDSPVSLRTAKLPTPMVGLAISSANRGDEQKVAEALQKIAAEDPCINLERNPAANETVLRGLGDLHLRIALERLDTIYNVSVTTSVPTIPYKETVSKISEGHCRHKKQTGGAGQFGEVFLRVEPMPRGKGFEFVDNVVGGVIPSQFIPAVEKGVKQVLENGAIAGFPLQDIRVVVHDGKYHSVDSKEVAFVTAGKKAFIDAVSKASPIVLEPIADVSITAPSSNMGDIAGELSSRRGRISDTDSLANSAVRITGSAPLAEMSDFQSRLNAITGGEGAFVLEFGTYEPAPMEIQKRLQAQFIQPDED
- a CDS encoding alpha/beta hydrolase yields the protein MLKVFLTFVAGLACVYLLLAMSVFFYQKRLIHIPFTAYAQTPEDRAIPYESVVLRQPAGDAALNGWLIDTPDSKYTVLLFSGNAGNMSYMLDSIEFFHQLGHAVFIYDYRGYGASTGKLTERAMYDDVRLAWEYLTEVRQTSPDNIIVFGRSLGTAMASWTASEYDPAALIMESGFTSLADLARIYYRWLPTGILLRFHYDNLSRISQVKSPTLFIHSPEDELIPYTHAQRLYAAATSEKALLTISGDHNYGYLDSGETYTGGIREFLIQFVY